The Hemitrygon akajei unplaced genomic scaffold, sHemAka1.3 Scf000048, whole genome shotgun sequence genome contains a region encoding:
- the LOC140720945 gene encoding NACHT, LRR and PYD domains-containing protein 3-like, translated as MLPDLLISSGILLLLREQCRESKLRSLNWSNQNLTTTVLNMAERAGSGRVPVMSISGKVTGPGSAITELLESWDDSQLLQLTDIYQDRLEQAMEGGVHGVSLALMAENQFSGEEHRKISDLADKGEWADSSKLLLSLVMEKGSRARRVMWETFVKMRIGVPKFDKILKEIQEHGCVPVRQCIPEIPSELKEHQNLSTTVLKMAQGVGRREVPVMLRSGKDMGPSSVITELLASCNDSQLLQLMHFYRDRLEQAMEGGVHGVSLALTAENQFSGEEHRKISDLADKGERADSSKLLLSLVMGKGSRARRVMWETFVKMRIGVPNLDKILKEIQMYGSDPSHRSNPTQGLLKILSELKDVQQKHKETLRAQTEKLRANTILMREKVKVFQLVDRYAELTVISTLRDRTLVEHELLARGRDHEEWREKHLRGKLEKIRTDQLFQSSFSRRKTKSGSSAAVAGVPGIGKTTMVQKIVYDWAMGKIYQQFQFVFSFKFRDLNTINCRKNLRQLIQDQYPYFGNILRDVWKNPEGLLFIFDGLDEFEHRIDFADSRRDTEPKHQCPDPEWCCEVSDILYSLIQGKLLPGCSVLVTTRPTALHLLDKAKISVWAEILAFVGEERKEYFIRYFEDPSVAAAVFKHVKENEILYTMSYNPSYCWILALALGPFFTQRDRDPQRVPKTITQLYSYYIYNILKNHVREIENPRDVLLRVGQMAFRGVSEKKIVFTYGDLISYNLKPSQFLSGFLMELLEREDSARCVVYTFPHLTIQEFVAAVAQFLTLHPKDILKFLSEAHNTTDGRFEVFLHFVAGLSSPMTARGLEEFLGPFPHQTTCRVIDWVKEEVKRQSGNTRIASGKRSLLNTLHYLFESQNRGLTQDTLGSVKKLSFSGMTLTPIDCVVLSHVIGLCDTIKHLDLQGCHLQCEGIQRLGPGLHKCQELSLGQNKLGDSGVKLVSAALRNPECKIQKLWLWDVSLTYSGAEDLASALSTNPSLTELGLGYNKLGDSGVKLVSVALTNLKCGIEKLGLRDIGLTDSGAEDLASALSTNPSLTELELGFNSLTDRSVPALRRLILALPSLKLIDLWRNQFSQTGGKELRSLQEPRPGLTVDL; from the exons CAAAATCTCACGACAACTGTCCTCAACATGGCTGAACGGGCGGGTAGTGGAAGAGTTCCAGTGATGTCAATATCTGGAAAGGTCACGG GTCCGGGCTCAGCAATCACCGAGCTCCTGGAAAGCTGGGACGATTCccagctgctgcagttgacgGATATCTACcaggacaggctggagcaggcgatggaaggaggggtgcacggagtgagcctggcgttaatggccgagaatcagttcagcggagaggaacatcgg aaaatctctgatctcgctgataagggagagtgggcggacagttctaaactcctcctgagcctggtgatggagaaaggctcccgcgcccggagggtgatgtgggaaacctttgtgaaaatgcggattggtgtcccaaagtttgacaaaatactgaaagaaatacaggaacaTG GTTGTGTTCCGGTCCGTCAATGCATACCAGAGATTCCCAGTgagctgaaag AGCATCAAAATCTGAGCACAACTGTCCTCAAAATGGCTCAAGGAGTGGGCAGGAGAGAAGTTCCAGTGATGTTAAGATCAGGAAAGGACATGG GTCCGAGTTCAGtgatcaccgagctcctggcGAGCTGCAACGATTCCCAGCTGCTGCAGCTGATGCacttctaccgggacaggctggagcaggcgatggaaggaggggtgcacggagtgagcctggcattaacggccgagaatcagttcagcggagaggaacatcgg aaaatctctgatctcgctgataagggagagcgggcggacagttctaaactcctcctgagcctggtgatggggaaaggctcccgcgcccggagggtgatgtgggaaacctttgtgaaaatgcggATAGGAGTCCCAAATTTGGACAAAATACTTAAGGAAATACAGATGTATG gttCTGATCCATCCCATCGATCAAATCCCACTCAAGGTTTACTCAAGATTCTCAGTGAGTTGAAAG atgttcaacagaaacacaaggagactctgcgggcacaaactgaaaaactgagagcgaacacgatcctgatgagggagaaggtgaaggttttccagctggtagatcgatacgctgagctcacggtcatttctactcttcgagatcggacactggtggaacatgagctgctggcaagaggcagagaccacgaggagtggagagagaaacatctccgcggaaagctggaaaaaatccggactgatcagttgttccagagcagcttttcccggaggaaaaccaaatctgggagttcggcagcagtggccggagtcccggggatcgggaaaacaacaatggtacaaaagattgtttatgactgggccatggggaaaatataccaacaattccagtttgtcttcagtttcaaattccgtgATTTAAACACTATTAACTGCAGAAAAAACCTGAGGCAACTAATTcaggatcagtatccttactttgggaatatcctgagagatgtctggaagaacccagagggattgctgtttatatttgatGGTCTGGATGAATTCGAGCACagaattgattttgctgacagtcggagagatacagaacccaagcaccagtgcccagatcccgagtggtgttGTGAGGTGTCGGACAttttgtacagtttaatccagggcaagctgctcccagggtgttcagtgctggtgaccacccgtcccactgcaTTGCATTTATTGGATAAAGCCAAGATCAgcgtctgggctgaaatcctggcatttgttggtgaggaacggaaggaatatttcatcaggtattttgaagatccatcggtggcagcagctgttttcaaacacgtgaaggagaacgagatcctgtacaccatgagctacaacccctcctactgctggatcctcgctctggcactgggccccttcttcacacaaagagacagggacccacagcgagttcccaaaaccatcacccaactgtactcctactatatttacaacatcctgaaaaaccacgttcgtgagattgagaacccccgtgatgtgttactcagggttggtcagatggccttcagaggagtgtctgaGAAGAAGATCGTATTTACATATGGAGATTTGATCAGCTACAATCTtaagccttcccagttcctgtccgggttcctgatggagcttttggagagagaggattctgcccggtgtgtggtgtacacattcccacacctcaccatccaagagtttgtagcagcagtcgcacaattcctgacccTACATCCcaaggatatcctgaaattcctctctGAAGctcacaacacgacagatgggcgatttgaggtatttctccattttgttgctggtctctcctccccaatgacagctcgaggcctggaggagtttctgggtccatttcctcatcaaacaacgtgccgggtgattgactgggtgaaggaggaggttaaacgccagagtggaaacacgagGATTGCatctggtaaaaggagcctcctgaacacactgcactacctgtttgagtctcagaatcgtggactgacTCAAGATACACTGGGATCTGTGAAAAAACtctcattcagtggaatgacactgaccccgattgactgcgtggtcctgtctcatgtcatcggactctgtgatacaataaaacacctcgacctgcaGGGCtgtcaccttcagtgtgaaggaatccaacggctgggacccgggctccacaagtgccaggagttgag cctTGGGcagaataaactgggagattcaggagtgaaactggtgtctgcggctctgaggaacccggagtgtaaaatacagaaactgtg gctctgGGATGTCAGTCTCACATATTCTGGTgctgaggatctcgcctccgctctcagtacaaacccatcactgacggagctgggcCTGGgttataataaactgggagattcaggagtgaagctGGTGTCTGTGGCTCTGACAAACCTCAAGTGTGGAATagagaaactggg ACTGAGGGatatcggtctcacagattctggtgccgaggatcttgcCTCTGCTCTCAGTACCAACCCATCACTGACAGAGCTGGAGCTGGGATTCAACTCGCTCacggaccgatctgtccccgctctccgccgtcTCATACTGGCCCTCCCGAGTCTGAAGCTGATCGA CTTGTGGAGGAATCAGTTCAGTCAGACCGGggggaaggaactgagatctctgcaggaacccagacccggactgacagttgatctgtga